A genomic segment from Streptosporangium roseum DSM 43021 encodes:
- a CDS encoding TolB family protein: MTRLHDALAEIADEAPAVDLADRAIRGNRQRKRTAMMLAAAATAVVASLAIMVGTGLLPLRGAGDIAALPREPRTWEIKSSPLPKKKVGPLAYAYTTSCPDTDVPPDCKPGRWRVVTRTGDTYDVPQALGLTDKAVLGPLTITPDGRALAYYSDREQKFKIRDLASGKELTAPVKVPRRQLESEVFLRVSDNGRHLAFTSFAGKNGLLIDMRNGRTTPLPTGWMPVSVADDGDPAVVVNWKDTSSRVRLVSPGGVIRESSIPEYGQRFSALAPDGRTMAKVGETREGDGPFEDDGTLVVFDTVTGGMQGKIKAQGLPEDAVILRLGHWLNDTEVAVLVGISDGRHIRDDLTTVYGMNVRTGEVRKTGIYPVGNARLPGIVM; the protein is encoded by the coding sequence ATGACCCGGCTGCACGACGCGCTGGCCGAGATCGCGGACGAGGCCCCGGCCGTGGACCTGGCCGACCGGGCGATCCGGGGGAACAGGCAGCGGAAGCGGACGGCCATGATGCTGGCCGCAGCCGCCACGGCCGTGGTCGCGAGCCTGGCCATCATGGTAGGCACGGGCCTGCTGCCGCTCCGGGGAGCGGGCGACATCGCGGCCCTGCCACGTGAACCGAGGACGTGGGAGATCAAGTCGTCACCGCTGCCGAAGAAGAAGGTGGGCCCGCTGGCCTATGCCTACACCACCTCGTGCCCGGACACTGACGTCCCGCCGGACTGCAAGCCCGGCAGATGGCGGGTGGTCACCCGGACCGGGGACACCTATGACGTGCCACAGGCTCTGGGACTGACCGACAAGGCCGTTCTCGGCCCGTTGACGATCACCCCCGACGGCCGGGCGCTCGCCTACTACAGCGACCGGGAGCAGAAGTTCAAGATCCGCGACCTGGCAAGCGGCAAGGAGCTGACCGCCCCGGTGAAGGTGCCGCGACGGCAGTTGGAGAGCGAGGTCTTCCTCCGCGTGTCCGACAACGGGCGCCACCTGGCGTTCACCTCCTTCGCCGGGAAGAACGGCCTGCTGATCGATATGCGTAACGGCCGGACCACCCCGCTCCCGACCGGCTGGATGCCGGTCAGCGTCGCCGATGACGGAGACCCTGCGGTGGTGGTCAACTGGAAGGACACCTCCTCACGGGTCCGGCTGGTCTCTCCCGGAGGCGTGATACGCGAGTCGAGCATCCCGGAGTACGGCCAGCGGTTCAGCGCGCTCGCACCCGACGGGCGGACGATGGCCAAAGTCGGCGAGACCCGGGAAGGCGACGGGCCCTTCGAAGACGACGGCACGCTCGTCGTCTTCGACACCGTGACGGGCGGTATGCAGGGCAAGATCAAGGCACAGGGCCTGCCCGAGGACGCTGTCATCCTCCGCCTGGGACACTGGCTGAACGACACCGAGGTCGCCGTCCTGGTCGGCATCTCGGATGGCCGACACATCCGGGATGACCTGACGACCGTATACGGAATGAACGTCCGGACCGGGGAGGTCCGCAAGACGGGCATCTACCCGGTCGGCAACGCGAGGCTCCCCGGCATCGTCATGTGA
- a CDS encoding SigE family RNA polymerase sigma factor, with product MDRYDGFREFVHARQQSLMRTAYLLTGDTHLAEDLLQSVLTKVAGHWPKLLRQGSPEAYTRRALINQHISWRRRTRRELPSAHPPERGHSHDDSTVDRIVLRQALMRLTPRQRAVIVLRFYEDRSERETAELLNCSLGTVKSQTHHALGRLRVLAPELAHLLVDAEPQEVNR from the coding sequence TTGGATCGCTACGACGGCTTCCGTGAGTTCGTGCACGCCCGCCAGCAATCGCTGATGCGGACCGCGTACCTGCTCACGGGAGACACCCACCTTGCCGAGGACCTCCTGCAGAGCGTTCTCACCAAAGTCGCCGGGCACTGGCCGAAGCTCCTGCGGCAGGGAAGTCCCGAGGCGTATACCCGCAGGGCACTGATAAACCAGCACATCTCATGGCGGCGCCGTACCCGGAGGGAACTGCCGAGCGCCCATCCGCCCGAGCGGGGGCACTCCCACGACGACTCCACGGTCGACCGGATCGTCCTGCGTCAGGCCCTCATGCGCCTGACGCCCAGGCAGCGCGCCGTGATCGTCCTGCGCTTCTACGAGGACCGCAGCGAGCGCGAGACCGCCGAGCTGCTGAACTGCTCGCTCGGCACCGTCAAGAGCCAGACCCACCATGCCCTGGGCCGCCTGCGCGTGCTCGCGCCCGAACTGGCCCACCTGCTCGTCGATGCCGAGCCACAGGAGGTGAACCGATGA
- a CDS encoding pyridoxamine 5'-phosphate oxidase family protein has product MGKIHDRISDRLREFIQAQPVYFVATAPEQGGHVNVSPKGYADTFAVLDDTTVAYLDLDGSGVETISHLRQNGRITVMFCAFSGPPNILRLYGTGRVVVPEDPGFSDLIKNFGPHPGVRSIIVVDCDRISDSCGFSVPFMSFDEDRTLLDEWAQRKDVQQKRTYRARNNRESIDGIPGLYPEETDPVTHHS; this is encoded by the coding sequence ATGGGGAAAATTCATGACAGGATCAGCGATCGGCTGCGCGAGTTCATCCAGGCGCAGCCGGTCTACTTCGTCGCGACCGCCCCCGAGCAGGGTGGCCACGTCAACGTCTCCCCCAAGGGATACGCCGACACCTTCGCCGTCCTCGACGACACCACGGTCGCCTATCTCGACCTGGACGGCAGCGGCGTGGAGACCATCTCCCATCTCCGCCAGAACGGCCGTATCACGGTCATGTTCTGCGCCTTCTCCGGCCCGCCCAACATCCTCCGCCTGTACGGCACCGGCCGGGTCGTCGTCCCGGAGGACCCCGGCTTCTCCGACCTGATCAAGAACTTCGGGCCGCACCCCGGCGTCCGGTCGATCATCGTCGTCGACTGCGACCGCATCTCCGACTCCTGCGGCTTCTCGGTGCCGTTCATGTCCTTCGACGAGGACCGGACCCTGCTGGACGAATGGGCGCAGCGCAAGGACGTCCAGCAGAAGCGGACCTACCGTGCCAGGAACAACCGCGAGAGCATCGACGGCATCCCCGGGCTCTACCCGGAGGAGACCGACCCGGTCACCCACCACTCCTGA
- a CDS encoding AfsA-related hotdog domain-containing protein has translation MQSSNPNISLAVDLEHPVYFDHPLDHVPGMLMLGAVLDRVLAGDAGQDQCMANFAFYRFAELDAELLLGLRRESAPDHWAAEITQEEATVCSARVRHGASPPIPAGGTTGRVRGDAAPMSLMRRTREENVALEMPRFTGTQVACPLLDPAADHHFALKHPRTRGVVELVEAARQFGVLLWQLEYGRPADVRLLLDAVDLDLPTSLSREVPMELRWDRAPRRGIAASFSMEVWAGDTRVGRVALESRAVSESAYQRLRGARV, from the coding sequence ATGCAATCGAGCAATCCCAACATCTCGTTAGCCGTGGATCTGGAGCATCCGGTCTACTTCGATCATCCGCTGGACCACGTCCCGGGGATGCTCATGCTCGGCGCGGTCCTGGACCGGGTGCTCGCCGGGGACGCCGGTCAGGACCAGTGCATGGCGAACTTCGCCTTCTACCGCTTCGCCGAGCTCGACGCCGAGCTCCTCCTGGGGCTCCGGCGGGAGAGCGCGCCGGACCACTGGGCGGCGGAGATCACGCAGGAGGAGGCGACCGTCTGCTCGGCACGCGTCCGGCACGGCGCCTCCCCGCCGATCCCGGCCGGCGGGACCACGGGGCGGGTGCGCGGGGACGCGGCACCGATGTCCTTGATGCGCAGGACCCGGGAGGAGAACGTCGCGCTGGAGATGCCACGCTTCACCGGCACCCAGGTCGCCTGCCCGCTGCTCGACCCGGCGGCCGACCACCACTTCGCCCTGAAGCACCCGCGCACCCGCGGTGTGGTGGAGCTGGTCGAGGCCGCCCGGCAGTTCGGCGTGCTGCTGTGGCAGCTGGAGTACGGGCGCCCCGCCGATGTGCGGCTCCTGCTCGACGCCGTCGACCTGGACCTGCCCACCTCGCTGAGCCGCGAGGTGCCGATGGAGCTCCGCTGGGACCGGGCGCCGCGCAGGGGGATCGCGGCGAGCTTCTCGATGGAGGTGTGGGCCGGCGACACGCGTGTGGGGAGGGTGGCCCTGGAGTCCCGCGCGGTGTCGGAGTCGGCCTACCAGCGCCTGCGGGGTGCGCGTGTCTGA